From the genome of Actinacidiphila yeochonensis CN732, one region includes:
- a CDS encoding MFS transporter: MLADISPLREHADFRRLWFGNGISAIGQQMTAMAVALQVYAITGSSFYVGLVGLCSLVPLIVFGLYGGAVADAVDRRRLGMTTAFGATALSAALAALAILHVHKVWPLYTVVALQAVCFAMNSPARSSMIPRLLPAEKLPAANALASMAGGVEQMAGPMLGGVFVGFWGYQSAYLIDVVAFTASLYAMWRLPAMLPGDDGEPGSGAPAVRRRPSVTEGLRYLAARPNLRTTFISDLAAMVLAQPRVLFPALAALWYGGGSRTVGLLTAATAVGALIGGVFSGWLERVNRQGFAVLIAIASWGAAMTVFGLTHDLLLGLLLLGLAGCADTVSMVFRNTMLQSAAPDDMRGRLQGVFLVVVVGGPRLGDFLAGSASDIFTPTVAIVGGGLACVVAITLIGLLQRSFVRYDARTPVA; this comes from the coding sequence CTGCTGGCCGACATCTCCCCGCTGCGGGAGCACGCCGACTTCCGACGGCTCTGGTTCGGCAACGGGATCTCCGCGATAGGCCAGCAGATGACCGCCATGGCCGTGGCGCTCCAGGTCTACGCGATCACCGGCTCCAGCTTCTACGTCGGCCTGGTCGGCCTCTGCTCGCTCGTGCCGCTGATCGTCTTCGGCCTGTACGGCGGGGCCGTCGCCGACGCGGTCGACCGGCGCCGGCTGGGGATGACGACGGCGTTCGGGGCGACGGCGCTGTCGGCGGCGCTGGCCGCCCTGGCCATCCTCCACGTGCACAAGGTGTGGCCGCTCTACACGGTCGTGGCGCTCCAGGCGGTCTGCTTCGCCATGAACTCGCCGGCCCGCTCCTCGATGATCCCGCGGCTGCTGCCGGCCGAGAAACTGCCCGCCGCCAACGCCCTCGCCTCCATGGCCGGCGGCGTCGAGCAGATGGCCGGGCCCATGCTCGGCGGTGTCTTCGTCGGCTTCTGGGGCTACCAGTCGGCCTACCTCATCGACGTCGTCGCGTTCACCGCCTCCCTGTACGCGATGTGGCGGCTGCCGGCGATGCTGCCGGGCGACGACGGCGAACCCGGAAGCGGCGCCCCGGCCGTCCGGCGGCGGCCCTCGGTGACGGAGGGCCTGCGCTACCTGGCGGCCCGGCCGAACCTGCGGACCACCTTCATCTCCGACCTGGCCGCCATGGTGCTGGCCCAGCCGCGGGTGCTCTTCCCGGCGCTGGCAGCGCTCTGGTACGGCGGCGGCAGCCGCACGGTCGGCCTGCTCACGGCCGCCACGGCGGTCGGCGCGCTGATCGGCGGCGTCTTCTCCGGATGGCTTGAGCGCGTCAACCGCCAGGGCTTCGCGGTGCTCATCGCCATCGCCTCCTGGGGCGCGGCGATGACCGTCTTCGGACTCACCCACGACCTCCTGCTCGGCCTGCTCCTGCTCGGCCTGGCCGGATGCGCCGACACGGTCTCCATGGTCTTCCGCAACACCATGCTCCAGTCCGCCGCCCCCGACGACATGCGCGGGCGGCTCCAGGGCGTCTTCCTCGTCGTGGTGGTGGGCGGCCCCCGGCTCGGCGACTTCCTGGCCGGCTCCGCCTCCGACATCTTCACCCCGACCGTGGCGATCGTCGGCGGCGGCCTCGCGTGCGTCGTCGCGATCACCCTCATCGGACTGCTGCAGCGCAGCTTCGTCCGGTACGACGCCCGCACCCCGGTGGCCTGA